In Taeniopygia guttata chromosome Z, bTaeGut7.mat, whole genome shotgun sequence, the sequence TATTCAGAAGAATTTTCTTACTCTTAAGGTAAAGAATTGCTAGGCTACCAAAAAAAGCCTATCCCTGTATAATCTCTTTCACCAGGACTTTTGATGAAGTTAGATGAACAGCATAAGGGATGGCTGGGTTTACTTCAGCTGGCCTCTATGGAAGTGGTTTGACTAGGGATCTGCTGAAGTTTTCTCCAGCCCTACGTTTCAACAGCTAAAGAATGAAGAAGTCAGTTTAAAGGGTTTCATTACCTTTAAAGGCTCCTTCACTTAACAATGTTATGCAAAGCCTGTTCCCTCCTGGACTTCTTTATTGATGATGGTCTTGCTGTACTCATCTTTATAATAGAAAAGATAAAGATAAATAGAAAAAGACAGAACTGTATGCAGATAATAAAGTGATCTTTGTTCAGAGTCTGTACAGGCAGGACAGCCATAGGACAAAGGCAAAGCATGAAAAGCACGAAAACAGATGTTTTCCCAAGTTTCCCCTCTCCATCTGTCTCTTTTATCTTCCTCTGCTCTTGCAATAATAATGCCCAACATTTCTTAGCAGACTTCCCTCTACATCAGAGATTCTTCCCCATTAGTTTTTCTTATCCAGAATGTAAGCATCTTTGCATGAATTCTAGCTAAAGTGTCTATAATATGGAGAAGATGAGATTTCCTAGGAAGATGACCCCTCCTTGTCTAAAATCTGTATGTAACCCATCTTCATAAAGTAGTTGACCAAGAATTGAAGATATAGGGAAGCGTGTCTCAAACATTGTCAGAATAATAGCTTTAGATAACCAGCATGGCTCTAAAATCCCTAAGAATATATGATACCaccattttcattttgtcttgCATTGTACTTAAGAAGGTCCAAAAATGGATGTCAAATTGCTGCAATTATTAATACCTATAAAAGTGTATTTACAAAGTGATTTATTGCAAGAACTCTTAGGTCCTATACATAGTCTCAATGTTATACCAAGACAGAAACAACCTATGCCATTTTGAACTTTCATGTTAAAACTATGAGGATATAAAGTTACCCACTTGTTTTGGCTCTACCACGGTCAAATTCATCTCTCTTCCTGTCATTAGCACAATTAGAATAAACTTAGAAACTTCTGTGATTCTTAattttttgagatatttttcttctactgcTCATACTTTGACATActcaaataaataataatatcctatatttacttttttaccAGAGTAGGCAAAGCATCATCTCtagtaaatattttcctttctaagtTGACAATAGTCCTGCTGATAGTGGGTAAATCCATTGAAGTTTACATTTGCCACTAAATATTTGTGGATCACTGTTCACAACTCTATAAATCTTACAACTTGCTGTTTGAGAAAAGGCCCATATCAAAATGTCTCTTTCTACAACAGGTAATTGAAAATTTTGAGTGGCAACTTTGTTTCACAGTTGGCCTTTCTTCtttggttgtggttttgttctttctgaGTTCTTGCGTTTGGGGTGTGTGAGGCAGGGTGTGCGTATGCACACATGTGTGttactgtggggttttttaatgcaAGTCACTTATTTTCCTGAAtggaatgtttattttttactgGATAATACTGGATGTCAACTTGCAACATTTATCTAGAATATATTGCATCTCCAGGGATGTGAAGCTGGTTGTAAAAATTTGACTGGAATGAGTAAGCACAGAAAAGTTTGTAAATACAGagctgtaaaataataaaaagtaaaatacattttaatgtgGAAGTTAAATATGCACCACAACTACTTTTTCTTGAAAGAATAGCATGAGGTCAACCTTTGGAATTTTATAGTTGCAAAGAatgtaaagaagaaaatctgCCATAAAATTACATTCAGCATTTATATAGATAAGTGAAAGGAACTCTGAAAGTAAAGTTGAATGCACAGTAGTGCAAAATTATTAATATGAACAAGTTAAAGTTACTTACACATGTGCTTATGTTATATTCCCTTGGGTGGTCCTGCTTGATTCTGTGAAACAATTCATGCTAACAGAGTTAAGCATGTGTACTCACAGGAAGAGAGTCTGAGGTCTGATAAATAAATACTATTATGTAATATCTGATAAAGTTGTTTTTACACCAGTATCAAGCTTAGGGAAAAGGAACGCACATTTCTGAGCCAAATCTGAGTTCACTGTCCTGTCACAACTGACTAGAGCTAGATACTTCTGAGAAATTTATAGGTACACCATAATGGAAGATATGggattatttatattatatatgtattatgTAGCCTTGTATCTCATCAAATTCTTGACTCCAAAGCCTTTTCAAGTCAGAAAATTCCATAATCATAGTaggttgttttttcttaaaaaaaaaaaaaatagctaatAGAAACCAGAAACTTCCTTGTGACCACCTTCTCATCTGTAAGAAGATGCCATCAGAAGATGCTTTTCTATAACTAGACTCGAGTGTGTAATCATTCCAGACTTATCTGCTGCAACTGCCCTGACACACTTAGCATGGCACATTAGTGTGCCGACCTTTTCAacctatttttatttaatcatttATCAtgcaagcattttttttctattcttcaTTCTTTCCCAGGATCTAAATTTGCAACATTCATTCTTAAATGGagtttttagtgttgtacacTGTTTCAAAAATTAGCTACAGAAATCAGAATTACAGAATGATATATTTTAAGGGGTTGGAAGAACATTAATGATAATCTAGTCCCAACCCaccctaccatgggcagggacaattCCCACTTGACAATTCCCAGCCTTCTCAAGTCCTTGTCCAATGAGTACCAGGGTTGGGGAAaccacagcctccctgggcaaccAGGGGTTAGGCACTATTCCAGTGTGTAACCACCCtcaaagaaacatttcttcctGTTATGTAACTTAAATTTCCCCTTTCAGTTTGTACCCATTACTtattgtcctgtcactgcagttcctgatgaagaatccctctccagcttccctcttccctgtcagatactggaaggctgctatGACATCTCAACCTTCTCTTCTTCAATATTCCTCCCTTCTTGTATAGTGATAGaacttttcattatttctgGATTGCTAAATTCATTTAGATTGCAAATTCAGCTGTGCAGTGATGGTTCAGGTCCATTTTCTTTGTATGTCTTTTATCAAGGCATCTTATTTCTCTATGTGAACATCCAGCTTCGTTTGAAACGTGCTCATCTGCCTCCCTAGCATGTCAGAACTGGAAGGAAGCTGGTCAAGGTTCAGTACTGGCTGAAGTGTAACTTGCAAATTTAACCAAAATCTTTTAAACCGGAATTCAGTTTAAGAGCAGCAGCCAAGTAACAGGTCATGTTCTGGTGTTGCCTGGTTTTCATTTCCATGGGTGACGCCGGGGGTGGCAGTGCCGTCCCCTGGCTCCTTGGCCTCGTTGAACCACGGCACCTCTTGCCTCTTTTGCCAGCTGTGCCTCTAAGTTTCCAGCAACTGCTCGGCTTTGGCCGTgtagttttggtttggttttcgCCTCTCGTGTTTTGAAACGTGTGGCACGGCGTTAGGAGACTTCAGGGGTTTGGAGCGCCGCAGTGCAGCGCCGGAGGGGAATGACGAACGCGGGGCGACCCCTTCCCGGCGAGGCAGCAGCCGCCGTGCAGCGCTGGCAGCGCCCGGCcgcagcgccgccgcctcccgcgcCCCGCCCTCACACCGCCCGCACTTTTCCTGCCGCAGGACGCACCTCGGGACGCGCTGCCCGGCTACCGCGCGCGGCGCCTCGCGCATGCGCCGTGCCTGCGGTGACcgagcgcggcggggcggggcgagCCCCGGCGGCGCCTCAGGAGGGCGAGGGGTCTGTGCGCGTGCGCCGTGGGGCGGCCGGGGACGCCGCGCGTGCGCGTTTGGGCCGGCGGCGAGCGCGCTCGGGAGCACCGGGAAGGCGGTGCGTGTGTCCGTCGGTCCGTCCGGGAGTGTGCGCCCCGCCGGGTCCGGCCCTCAGCCTGCCCGCCGGGGGCACGCCTGCCGCCCGCTGCCGCCGCGACACGGGCAGCGACGCGAGGAGCCGCCAGGATGAAGCTGGTGAGGAAGGACCTGGAGAAGGATAATGCGGGGCAGGTGACGCTGATCCCTGAGGAGCCTGAGGACATGTGGCACACCTACAACCTGCTACAGGTGGGTGACAGCCTGCGCGCCTCCACCATCCGCAAGGTTCAGACCGAGTCGTCCACGGGCAGCGTGGGCAGCAACCGCGTCCGCACCACCCTCACCCTCTGCGTGGAGACCATCGACTTCGACTCTCAGGCCTGCCAGCTGCGGGTTAAGGGCACGAACATCCAGGAGAACGAGTACGTGAAGATGGGCGCCTACCACACCATCGAGCTGGAGCCCAACCGTCAGTTCACCCTGGCCAAGAAGCAGTGGGACAGCGTGGTGCTGGAGCGCATCGAGCAGGCCTGCGACCCGGCCTGGAGCGCCGATGTGGCGGCCGTGGTCATGCAGGAGGGGCTGGCTCATGTCTGCCTGGTCACCCCGAGCATGACGCTGACTCGAGCCAAGGTGGAGGTGAACATCCCCCGCAAGCGGAAAGGGAACTGCAGTCAGCACGACCGGGCTTTGGAGAGGTTTTACGAGCAGGTGGTGCAAGCCATCCAGAGGCATATCAACTTTGAGGTGGTGAAGTGTGTACTGGTGGCTAGCCCAGGCTTCGTGCGGGAGCAGTTTTGTGACTACATGTTCCAGCAGGCAGTGAAGACTGATAACAAACTTCTGCTGGAGAACAGGTCCAAGTTCTTACAGGTAAGGATCTAAGCAGTTTCTAGAGTAGGTAAAAAGAGGCCTGAGAGTTGTGTATGATAGTAACAGGTAGTTACATGGGAAGTAAgtcattaaagaaaataaatttctgacTGAGCATCATGAGGAAATTATTCTTATGTCTCCCAAGCTATAAATGAGTTGTGCGTAGTATAAGGATGATTCCCACCTAGGATACCTTCATGTGGAATAGAGAAGGTGTTAGATATTTCAAACTCCCTGTAAAGGCATATTTGCTCTTCAATTAAGTGTGAAGTGTAAGTTGGAAAGTACTTTGCACTGTTACGTTGTCACACTCTACAGCATCCATGTTTAATAACAACTTTCTaaagatgtttttttaaaagtaccTGAATGTGGTATAGgttaattaattttgtattaaCAAATTTAACTAGAATTTCATTGTTAGTTTTGTACCACGTATTTAAAggctctgtttttttccttgtttcttagTGATCTCATTGATTGAGTGCATGGGGGTTTAGCTTTATACTAAAATAGTCATATTCAGGGCCTAAAATAAGTTTTCATAAGGATACTTGTATTATTTTTAGGTTGGAGTAGGCCCGGGGTGATCTGGGGGCAGGGATAGTGAAGTGAGTCCCAGTACTTAGGAGACTCAGTGCACCAAGAACCCTCCTGTTCCATGTGTAACAAAGTGATAATAGACAGAAGTAGCTTTGTAACCATAATAATTGCACGGAGTTGATGCTTTTACACTATATGCCTGCAGTGTTGAGGGTCCTTCCTTTTCttgaatgctttaaaaaagagaattagGCTTAGATTTTAGTTTCTTGGTAGTTTCAAGTAGATTTATCCTGGGAGCTGTTGAGCTTGCATATTTAATCCAGGCTTTGAATAAGAGAGGCAGTTGTCTTGCTCTGCTTGAAAGGCAGTTTAAGGGATTTGGTATAGGCTCTGTGTTGCAGGAGAGATTAAGAAAAGAATCATGTGTGTGTCAAGGAGGACATAAGTTCCCCAAATAATTATTGAGATTAATATTACATATCATGGAGGGTGTTTGTGATCGGTTAATAAAGGAAATGGtcatttttttacaaaaacacCAAACTTTTGACTTTGTTTTCACTCTAGGTCCACTCTTCCTCAGGACATAAATATGCACTGAAGGAGGCACTCTGCGACCCAGCTGTAACTAGCCGTCTTTCTGACACTAAGGCGGCTGGTGAGGTCAAAGCCTTAGATGACTTCTATAAAATGCTGCAGCATGAGCCTGACCGGGCTTTTTATGGCCTGAAACATGTGGAAAAGGCCAATGAAGCCATGGCCATTGATACCCTGCTGATCAGTGATGAGCTTTTTCGGCACCAGGATGTGGCTACACGTTCCCGATATGTTAAACTGGTAGATAGCGTACGGGAGAACATGGGCACAGTGCGCATTTTCTCCAGCCTCCATGTgtctggagagcagctgggccAGCTGACAGGGGTGGCAGCTATCCTGCGCTTTCCAGTTGCTGAGCTCTCTGACCAGGAAGATGAATCTAGCTCTGAAGAGGATTGATAACAGTGACTTCATTCCACAGTTTCTTTTCACTGTCATGTTGAAGTGACATTAAAGGTCCTCCTGACCTGAATACTGTGTGCACATGTACCATGACATGTAATTAAAAAGGTTTAATAGTAAACatatacatgcatatatatagCTTTACGTAGCACACTACTTGATATCTGATGTATGGTAATAATTATTGGtatgctgtgctgagctgaCTGTTTTTGCAGTTCCGGACCACCAGCAGTACAAGAAACTAATTTGGCTCCCCAGTGCTGGTTGGTCTGCATGTTAAGGCAGACTGCCAACTTATGTGAAATGTGTAGGAAAAAATAGTAAGCTAACAGGGAGAAATTCATGTTAGACTATTTCTGTTCAAATGCTTGAAAAGAGTATTGCAAAACAAATGCAAACTTCTTGGGAGACTTGTCAAAACTGTGCTCGATCTTCATAGGTGCTCCCTGTTCTCTGTAAGGTGTGTCAAAGGAATAGGATCAATATCAATTTTTAGGGCTTTGTGTGGTGGTGTAAGTCTAACcacttaaatatttctgtgaaacaCTTGAAGCAGTCTTTCAGCAATGAGACCCTTTATCTTAACCATTACTTTACATTTCTTTGCTAACACAGTAGTAGATGCAGGACAAATGGTGACTCACAGTGCACCCATTTAGTTATCTTTTTGAATACTGTACCTTGGGAGATTGTACTGAAGACTAACAAGGAGTCATTGACTATATTCTGCTAAATTGGCATTTAGTATCCAGTTCAGAGAAAGTATAGGAAAAAACTTAGAAAATCGGGACTTTAGTTTACACAAAGAATCTTTTGGTAGCAAATAGTTTAGGTAACTTCATAAGCTGGTATTCTGTTTGCATAACTCTGTAAAAACATACATAAATGgtgatacagaaataaaaatgacaaaattatgAATCAAACTTGAGCTTAAGATAGTGGCAACTGCAAAAGTGAAAATTACCTTTTCAATTATTTGATCAGCTCAAAGTACTGAGAGCCAGAAggagttttatttcttcagtggGCCATACATCTTACACTGAGGAAGCAAAAACTGCTTTCAGATTCAGACATAACCTGTGGTTGTATTGTTTCAAACCAAGGTTTGGTGATGTGGCTTTTGTGTGTAAATAGACTTTTTACTCTTATAAATGTGATGGAAGGTGAGAACAGGAACCATAGAAGAATTCTGTGACATGGAAACTATTGTAAGAGtggaacattaaaaaataaaaccaccaaaGCTCCTAGTCTGGGGagaataaaaactatttttctaaAACTAAGGCTAGTCCCCTATGTTCATGAGTGCCAATCCTCTGAATTTAATACTGTCTATTGGAAACAAACTTCTTGATAGAGAAGTACTTTTGAATTAAAGCCATCTCCCCTCTTCCACATCATCCACACAGTCTAAGAAATTCTTGAAAAGAACTTAAAGTAGACCTGTAACAATTTGATTCTACTTTTGTTGAAGACAAGCAAAGCCCATTGAGATACTTGTTTACAGTCAGCTTGCACACATAAATTATGTTATTTGagctttacattttttcttGAATGGTGTTGGGTGCCACAAGTCATAGAATGCTCAGGTAGGCTTTATTTAGTAGTTAAGActgcttaaaataattaatttttttctaatttgccTAAGTTTATCATACACTTTTTAGCTAGAAAGCACCTTGATTCCTGTTATGTCTAGTTTAATGTTAAAAACAGGAAGCAGAAGAAATTGACCTGGAAATACTAACTATAGGCAGCAAATTAGGACCTTAAATAAACTCATATCTAAACAAGTCATTAATTTCTCCAAGCTTTTATAATATAGGATGATATAGCAGCATATTCCCATTTTCTAAGTAGTGCAAATTTGTTGCAACTGTACACAAATGacatattttaatttgtagTGTACCACAAATTCTTAGTTTTTCTCAGAAAACTCTCCAAGAGACAAATCAAACTGTTCTTTGTTTGTGGGATGGATTGCTGTTTTATCAAACCAGATTGGATCCAATTATTCCATTGCAAACCAGAAATTATTAAGAGTTTTGCTGAGTATTACATGATTAAAATgatgggtttgtgttttgtgcCTGTAGTTACCATCAAGGAAAAGAAGTAGCCATTTTGTTgcaattttggtttttttttgtttcatctgCTAAGAAAATGTGATGATAGtaattcttttaattatttatacttAGAATTAAAATTCTGCCTTGACTTTATGTTTTgtgtaattttctttatttttagctaTTGCTATCATGTAGTTACATCTCTAAAAGAAATACACATGGAATTGCCCAAAGAAAAGAAGTGTGgaagggtgggatttttttttcttttttttttttggtaagcatttttgttgtaaaataaatatacaatCTCTATGTATACAAATGCATCCTGTTTCAGGAAACAGCTTAAGGGCTTGGTATTGAAAATTGGCTGTGTTCAGTGCTTGACCTGGCCAAGTTCCAGGGTTGCTAGTGTCTTCTACATTTCAAGGAATTTTGAACAGTTGAAAAGTCCATACTGACGAAGTTGCTTGCTCAATGCAGACCTTAGTTTGTGTGTATAGATAACACTTGCACAGAAGAGGCATGCTCTCAGCATATCAAAGGAGTGAGTGCTAGAGccatgggaaaatattttttgtgcttATTGTTTGGAACTAAactaaaaaaatgtattttgaagtGTCTCCATTTAGTTTAGGATTATATTCTGGCATAATTCTGTGAATTAATAGCATGGTTTagctttcagtttttctgtgttCAGAGTGAATGAAGACATATTGCAGGACTTCCTAAATCTTGTTACATTTGGTAGGAAGAAAGCTTTAAAAAGTATGAAATTAGATTGATCGTGAACCCTGCTGTGCTAGACAGTGATTCAGATAAATTTATTTCCTCATTTGCCTCTCTTGCAAATTTGTATTTTGGAACAGGCCCCAGTCTATTCTTTTTGTCACCTTTGGCATTTAAATCCACTTATCATATATGTTTTTTGTGGTTGTTAATCAGCTAAAGCTTAGTGCAAAATGCAAGGTCACCACCAGCTGGAGACCAAACTAATCCTACTAATTACAAggcaaaataaaagataaatcCTTCAGTAAAATTGTAAAGCATTTGACCAGGGAATTCTTCGTCTCCCTCCTCCTGTCTCCCCACTTGTATAAGTAAAATGCTAG encodes:
- the PELO gene encoding protein pelota homolog, with amino-acid sequence MKLVRKDLEKDNAGQVTLIPEEPEDMWHTYNLLQVGDSLRASTIRKVQTESSTGSVGSNRVRTTLTLCVETIDFDSQACQLRVKGTNIQENEYVKMGAYHTIELEPNRQFTLAKKQWDSVVLERIEQACDPAWSADVAAVVMQEGLAHVCLVTPSMTLTRAKVEVNIPRKRKGNCSQHDRALERFYEQVVQAIQRHINFEVVKCVLVASPGFVREQFCDYMFQQAVKTDNKLLLENRSKFLQVHSSSGHKYALKEALCDPAVTSRLSDTKAAGEVKALDDFYKMLQHEPDRAFYGLKHVEKANEAMAIDTLLISDELFRHQDVATRSRYVKLVDSVRENMGTVRIFSSLHVSGEQLGQLTGVAAILRFPVAELSDQEDESSSEED